Proteins encoded by one window of Blautia luti:
- a CDS encoding methionine ABC transporter permease: MWDHETIMMIVQGVGETLYMTVLSTVLGYLFGLPMGVLLAVSDKEGLKPNAVLYKILDAIANIVRSIPFLILLILLIPFTRAVVGKSYGSTATVVPLVVAAIPFIARMVESSIKEVDAGVIEAARAMGASNMRIIVKVLLVEARTSLITGATIAIGTILGYSAMSGAVGGGGLGDIAIRYGYYRYQSDIMIVTVILLVILVQIFQSVGMLIANKIDRRK, from the coding sequence ATGTGGGATCATGAAACAATAATGATGATTGTACAGGGTGTGGGAGAAACACTTTACATGACAGTTCTTTCCACAGTTCTGGGATACCTGTTCGGACTTCCGATGGGAGTGCTGCTGGCAGTGTCTGATAAAGAGGGACTGAAGCCAAATGCAGTGTTGTATAAGATACTGGATGCCATTGCAAATATAGTGAGAAGTATTCCGTTTCTGATCTTACTGATCCTGCTCATTCCTTTTACCAGAGCAGTGGTGGGAAAGAGTTACGGATCTACAGCAACTGTAGTGCCGCTGGTTGTGGCAGCGATTCCCTTTATCGCACGAATGGTAGAATCTTCTATTAAAGAAGTAGATGCAGGTGTAATCGAGGCAGCCAGAGCCATGGGTGCAAGCAACATGAGAATTATCGTGAAAGTGCTTCTGGTAGAAGCCAGAACATCACTGATCACGGGAGCGACCATTGCAATCGGAACCATCCTTGGTTATTCCGCGATGTCCGGTGCAGTTGGAGGCGGTGGACTTGGTGATATCGCCATTCGTTACGGATATTACAGATATCAGTCAGATATCATGATCGTAACAGTTATCCTGCTGGTTATTCTGGTACAGATTTTCCAGTCAGTGGGAATGCTGATCGCAAATAAAATCGACAGAAGAAAGTAA
- a CDS encoding methionine ABC transporter ATP-binding protein → MSGIVIEKVRKSFDTKDGVVEALKDVNLNIDSGDIYGIIGMSGAGKSTLVRCMNFLEVPTEGQVLIDGKALGDLTEKELRKQREEIGMIFQHFNLLMQKSVIDNVCFPLYIKGKKKAEARKRAAELLEIVGLGDRQNAYPAQLSGGQKQRVAIARALASDPKILLCDEATSALDPQTTSSILELLKKINRQFGITIVIITHQMSVVREICTHVAIMYEGEVVEKGLVADIFANPQSEVAKELIRKDTGSDIGADSRLDAGKEKGQAEIKSGEKIRIVFSENSAFEPVIANLILTFGEPVNILKADTKNVGGVAKGEMILEFMEGSTRTEMMKQYLKEKGLAIGEVTEYVGS, encoded by the coding sequence ATGTCTGGGATTGTGATTGAGAAGGTCAGGAAGTCTTTTGACACGAAAGATGGAGTGGTCGAGGCTTTGAAGGATGTGAACCTGAATATCGATTCCGGTGATATATATGGGATTATCGGTATGTCGGGAGCAGGTAAGAGTACATTGGTACGATGTATGAATTTTCTGGAGGTTCCTACAGAGGGACAGGTTCTGATAGATGGGAAGGCTCTTGGAGATTTGACAGAGAAGGAATTGAGAAAACAGAGGGAAGAGATTGGTATGATCTTCCAGCATTTCAATCTGCTGATGCAGAAGTCAGTGATCGATAATGTCTGTTTTCCCCTTTATATAAAAGGAAAGAAGAAGGCAGAGGCCAGAAAGAGGGCAGCAGAGCTGTTGGAGATTGTTGGTCTGGGGGACAGGCAGAATGCTTATCCTGCACAGCTCTCCGGTGGTCAGAAGCAGAGGGTTGCCATTGCAAGAGCACTTGCATCGGATCCGAAGATTTTACTTTGTGATGAGGCTACCAGTGCACTGGATCCGCAGACTACTTCTTCTATTCTGGAATTGCTGAAAAAGATTAACAGACAGTTTGGAATCACCATAGTGATCATTACTCATCAGATGTCGGTTGTGCGTGAAATCTGTACACATGTGGCGATCATGTATGAGGGTGAAGTGGTTGAGAAAGGACTGGTTGCAGATATTTTTGCAAATCCTCAGTCAGAGGTTGCCAAAGAACTGATCCGAAAGGATACAGGCTCCGATATCGGCGCAGACAGCAGACTGGATGCCGGTAAGGAAAAAGGACAGGCAGAGATCAAAAGCGGTGAGAAGATACGAATCGTATTCTCCGAGAATTCAGCTTTTGAGCCTGTAATCGCAAATCTGATCCTTACCTTCGGAGAACCGGTAAATATCCTGAAGGCAGATACCAAGAATGTAGGTGGTGTAGCCAAGGGAGAAATGATACTGGAATTTATGGAGGGCAGTACCAGAACAGAAATGATGAAGCAGTATCTGAAGGAAAAAGGTTTAGCAATCGGGGAGGTGACAGAATATGTGGGATCATGA
- a CDS encoding MetQ/NlpA family ABC transporter substrate-binding protein has translation MKKLVAAVLTGVLVAGTLSTGVYAKDDDKTITVAASATPHAEILEEAKPLLEKEGYDLEVTVFDDYVRPNEVVESGEFDANYFQHIPYLEQFNEEKGTHLVNAGGIHYEPFGIYPGTKDSLDDLADGDSIAVPNDTTNEARALLLLQDNGIITLKDGAGLNATVKDIEENPHNVEIVELEAAQVARVTGETAYVVLNGNYALEAGFSVAKDALAYEQADSEAAKTYVNIIAVKEGNENSDKIKALVDVLKSDEIKDFINENYDGAVIPYDDSEDTEDAADSKDADSAEETAETTEAAEDAE, from the coding sequence ATGAAAAAATTAGTAGCAGCAGTTTTAACAGGTGTATTAGTAGCAGGAACATTAAGCACAGGCGTTTATGCAAAAGATGATGATAAGACAATCACAGTTGCAGCATCCGCAACACCTCATGCAGAGATCCTTGAAGAAGCAAAACCACTTCTTGAAAAAGAAGGATATGACCTGGAAGTTACAGTATTTGATGACTATGTAAGACCAAACGAGGTTGTAGAGAGCGGCGAATTCGATGCAAACTATTTCCAGCACATCCCATATCTGGAACAGTTCAATGAAGAAAAAGGTACACACCTTGTAAATGCCGGCGGCATCCACTATGAGCCATTTGGAATCTATCCTGGAACAAAAGACAGCCTGGATGATCTGGCAGACGGAGATTCCATCGCAGTACCAAACGATACAACAAATGAAGCAAGAGCACTTCTTCTTCTCCAGGACAACGGAATCATCACACTGAAAGACGGTGCAGGATTAAATGCAACTGTAAAAGATATCGAAGAGAATCCTCACAATGTAGAGATCGTAGAACTGGAAGCAGCACAGGTAGCACGTGTTACAGGCGAGACGGCTTACGTAGTATTAAATGGAAACTACGCTCTGGAAGCCGGTTTCTCAGTTGCAAAAGATGCACTTGCATATGAGCAGGCAGATTCTGAAGCTGCAAAAACATATGTAAACATCATTGCAGTAAAAGAAGGCAACGAAAACAGCGACAAGATCAAAGCTCTGGTTGATGTATTGAAATCTGATGAGATCAAAGATTTTATCAATGAGAACTATGATGGTGCAGTAATCCCATATGATGACAGTGAAGATACTGAAGATGCAGCGGACAGCAAAGACGCAGACAGTGCAGAAGAAACAGCAGAGACAACTGAAGCAGCAGAAGATGCTGAATGA
- a CDS encoding protein kinase domain-containing protein: protein MKKEQILNNSISEKAKYHLPLEMQEHWTVYESLKESEDSFTVLVKESVTGVFCVLKWGRKLQAEMLRKEMEILQKLTEMGLTGIPKAYRIFEENGGVYFLREYIEGTPLSQIVLQKGGIQERELCRISIKICHAAEQFQDLEDPMIHRDIKPENIVITPGGEVIFIDFGTMRSYKKDSQRDTFVVGTRGTAAPEQYGYTQTDQRTDVYAIGQTMLYMAIENYEQNQLSECDISRKMKKVIEKACSFEPDKRYADAAELGKAIEKCQEDNRKNGYKKVGAAVGLIVAGYILAVLFPCTTVVKNGKITADRNVTENQITAENTQEEETDQNTEQSQDPKQISDAKQSQNNKIIFKEELIEAAVRKELNLSETDEITADMLENVRKLRIVGKEILDDEDCFWGIGHHIDGKDSSFGSVRGSITDLSDLTQMINLEELALCNQRIEDISDLKDLPLKELYLSKNMITDFSGIQSLIDLDILCIMENPAEDLSSLGECSSVSQLNIQGMYLADINFLKSMNLNYLDMNNAEVENGIFEPLTEMKNLDSLCMCNVNETAAETLSKMSTLKSLVMWGGETSLEDLKPLKGMNGLESLAFTAPISSVEGIEEFPSLNFLSVSFSLVKDLTPITGAENLQVIDISNAEIENYEALFKHTGLKEVRCSEEQKQEILKVNSFPDFEIYT, encoded by the coding sequence ATGAAAAAGGAACAGATATTAAATAACAGTATTTCTGAGAAAGCTAAATATCATTTGCCGTTGGAAATGCAGGAGCACTGGACAGTATATGAAAGTCTGAAAGAAAGCGAAGATTCCTTTACAGTTCTGGTGAAAGAATCGGTGACAGGCGTTTTTTGCGTTCTGAAATGGGGCAGAAAACTTCAGGCGGAAATGCTGCGCAAAGAAATGGAAATTCTTCAGAAATTAACGGAAATGGGCTTAACCGGAATCCCAAAAGCCTACAGAATATTTGAAGAAAATGGCGGAGTATATTTCTTGCGGGAATACATAGAAGGAACACCGTTATCTCAGATAGTCCTGCAGAAAGGCGGTATACAGGAAAGAGAACTTTGCAGGATAAGTATAAAAATCTGCCACGCGGCAGAGCAGTTTCAGGACTTAGAAGATCCAATGATCCATCGTGATATTAAACCGGAGAACATTGTAATTACTCCCGGCGGTGAAGTGATATTCATTGATTTTGGAACCATGCGCAGCTATAAAAAAGACAGTCAGAGAGATACGTTCGTGGTAGGAACCAGAGGAACTGCAGCTCCGGAGCAATACGGTTACACCCAGACAGACCAGAGGACAGATGTGTATGCGATCGGGCAGACAATGCTGTATATGGCTATAGAGAACTATGAACAGAACCAACTTTCTGAATGTGATATCAGCAGAAAAATGAAAAAAGTGATAGAAAAAGCCTGTTCTTTTGAACCGGATAAAAGATATGCAGATGCTGCTGAGTTAGGTAAAGCAATTGAAAAGTGCCAGGAAGACAATAGAAAAAATGGTTACAAAAAAGTAGGTGCAGCGGTTGGATTGATAGTGGCCGGCTATATACTGGCAGTTCTTTTTCCGTGTACAACAGTGGTTAAAAATGGAAAGATTACAGCAGACCGTAATGTAACGGAGAATCAGATTACAGCAGAGAATACGCAGGAGGAAGAGACAGACCAGAATACAGAGCAGAGTCAGGACCCGAAACAGATTTCGGATGCAAAGCAGTCTCAGAATAATAAGATAATATTCAAAGAAGAATTAATTGAAGCAGCAGTACGTAAAGAACTAAATCTTTCTGAAACAGATGAGATAACAGCCGATATGTTAGAAAATGTAAGAAAACTCCGCATTGTCGGAAAGGAAATCCTTGACGATGAAGACTGCTTCTGGGGTATCGGGCATCACATAGATGGAAAAGACAGCAGCTTCGGTTCTGTCCGTGGAAGTATTACGGATCTTTCTGACCTGACACAGATGATAAATCTGGAAGAACTTGCGCTGTGCAATCAGAGGATCGAAGATATATCAGACCTGAAAGACCTGCCACTAAAAGAACTCTATCTGAGCAAAAACATGATCACTGATTTCTCTGGCATCCAAAGCCTGATAGATTTAGATATCCTTTGCATCATGGAGAATCCGGCAGAGGATCTGTCATCACTTGGGGAATGCAGCAGTGTTTCACAGCTAAATATTCAGGGAATGTATCTGGCAGATATCAATTTTCTGAAAAGTATGAACCTGAATTATCTGGATATGAATAATGCAGAAGTAGAAAACGGCATATTTGAACCATTAACAGAAATGAAGAATCTGGATTCTTTGTGCATGTGTAATGTAAATGAAACAGCAGCAGAAACGCTTTCTAAGATGAGCACACTGAAATCACTGGTTATGTGGGGCGGAGAAACTTCACTGGAAGATTTAAAACCATTAAAAGGAATGAACGGACTGGAGTCTCTTGCATTTACGGCACCGATCTCTTCAGTGGAGGGAATTGAAGAGTTTCCATCACTGAATTTCCTGTCAGTGAGTTTCAGTCTGGTAAAAGATCTGACGCCGATCACAGGTGCAGAGAATTTGCAAGTGATAGATATTTCAAATGCAGAGATTGAAAACTATGAAGCGCTGTTTAAACATACAGGTCTGAAAGAGGTACGCTGTTCAGAAGAACAGAAACAGGAAATCCTGAAAGTGAATTCTTTCCCGGATTTTGAAATCTATACATAA